A genomic window from Candidatus Denitrolinea symbiosum includes:
- a CDS encoding 50S ribosomal protein L9, translating into MLIKDVYKLGRAGDVKKVADGYGRNFLIPQGLAVLATAGALKQVERIKGQAEIRRAALNTELQGVADQINGLALDFVVKAGETGKLYGSVTTQDVALAVTEKIRFEVKRQQVDMQPVREIGEYVAHVRLTMDLVPEIKITVRREGEAVEEKAEEEKPKARGKKAKAEAEAPVAETPAAEPEAPAG; encoded by the coding sequence ATGCTCATCAAGGACGTTTACAAACTGGGCCGCGCCGGCGACGTGAAAAAGGTCGCCGATGGCTACGGCCGCAACTTCCTCATCCCGCAGGGATTGGCCGTTCTCGCCACCGCGGGCGCGCTCAAACAGGTGGAGCGCATCAAGGGCCAGGCTGAGATCCGCCGCGCCGCGCTGAACACGGAACTCCAGGGCGTCGCCGATCAGATCAACGGCCTCGCGCTGGATTTCGTCGTGAAAGCCGGCGAGACCGGCAAACTCTACGGCTCCGTCACCACGCAGGATGTCGCCCTGGCCGTCACCGAGAAGATCCGCTTCGAAGTGAAGCGCCAGCAGGTGGACATGCAGCCCGTCCGCGAGATCGGCGAATACGTTGCCCACGTCCGCCTGACGATGGACCTCGTCCCCGAAATCAAGATCACCGTCCGCCGCGAGGGCGAGGCGGTTGAGGAAAAAGCCGAAGAAGAGAAGCCGAAGGCCAGGGGCAAAAAGGCCAAAGCCGAAGCCGAGGCGCCTGTGGCCGAGACGCCCGCCGCGGAACCCGAAGCGCCCGCCGGATAA
- a CDS encoding regulatory subunit of cAMP-dependent protein kinases, with amino-acid sequence MPKNLDCLSRAPVFSKLTERERVDLTAAAIERKYGRDEYVCWQGEVWPYVAFIVSGRLEWAMLSPEGRRQVVFSLGACEVVWGHSAVDGLSMPASLEVREEAVLYLWERGAILPVIQKNARAMGDVPIVLVQYMRHVREVVYGFAFHPVAGRLARLLLTHYDPVDGRPAPRNLTLDQMADTVGTTRELVSRTLHRFADEGMIRVNRVEFAFLDRDRLENLAGGSER; translated from the coding sequence ATGCCCAAAAACCTGGACTGCCTTTCCCGAGCGCCCGTCTTTTCAAAATTGACCGAACGCGAACGCGTCGATTTGACGGCGGCGGCGATTGAAAGAAAATATGGAAGGGACGAATATGTCTGCTGGCAGGGAGAAGTCTGGCCGTACGTGGCCTTTATCGTCTCTGGGCGGCTGGAGTGGGCTATGCTTTCTCCCGAAGGCCGCCGTCAGGTGGTGTTTTCGCTTGGAGCCTGTGAAGTGGTGTGGGGACATTCGGCGGTGGACGGCCTCTCGATGCCCGCCTCGCTCGAAGTCCGCGAAGAAGCGGTTCTTTATCTCTGGGAGCGCGGCGCGATCCTGCCCGTCATCCAGAAGAATGCCCGGGCCATGGGCGACGTCCCCATCGTCCTGGTTCAATATATGCGGCACGTTCGCGAAGTGGTATACGGATTCGCCTTTCACCCAGTGGCGGGACGACTGGCGCGCCTGCTGTTGACTCACTACGACCCGGTGGACGGACGACCCGCGCCGCGCAACCTGACCCTCGACCAGATGGCCGACACGGTCGGGACGACCCGCGAGCTGGTCAGCCGCACGTTGCATCGCTTTGCCGACGAGGGGATGATCCGCGTCAACCGCGTGGAATTTGCTTTCCTGGACCGGGACAGATTGGAAAATCTCGCAGGAGGTTCGGAGCGATGA
- a CDS encoding bifunctional folylpolyglutamate synthase/dihydrofolate synthase, giving the protein MDAETAYNLALDYLYSFVDYSLKHASELAKADFSLDRMFALMDALGNPQAKYPVIHIAGTKGKGSVAALCASALTAAGYRTGLYTSPHLEDYVERIQVDGSPLTHEGLAALVDEVKPAVARIPKLTTFEITTAIGFLAFARQNVDAAVIEVGLGGRLDATNVVTPRVSVITSLSMDHTAVLGDTLARIAGEKAGIIKEAVPVVSAPQKEEALEVLLRVARERSAPVTLVGRDVTFEAQGASLDGQEFRIQDMEFKIPLLGSYQVLNAAVAYAALKQSGLNVSDAALQEGFSRVKWPARFEVARREPPVVFDSAHNEDSFARLRETLERHFPSRQVYLIFGASEDKNLAGMLRVMKPLIRELIVTRADHPRALDVEKIQSAADALEVPNEAVTPVAAALTRALELSAKDGSIVLSAGSMFVTAEAMTAWKKMSVES; this is encoded by the coding sequence ATGGACGCCGAAACCGCCTACAATCTCGCTCTCGACTACCTCTATAGTTTCGTGGATTATAGCCTGAAACACGCCTCCGAACTCGCCAAGGCGGATTTCAGCCTCGACCGCATGTTCGCGCTGATGGACGCCCTCGGAAACCCGCAGGCGAAATACCCCGTCATCCACATCGCGGGGACGAAAGGGAAGGGCAGCGTCGCCGCGCTGTGCGCCTCCGCCTTGACCGCCGCGGGCTACAGGACGGGACTCTACACCTCGCCGCATCTGGAGGACTATGTGGAGCGGATCCAGGTGGACGGCTCGCCCCTGACTCACGAGGGGCTGGCCGCGCTCGTGGACGAGGTCAAGCCCGCCGTCGCGCGCATCCCCAAACTGACGACCTTCGAGATCACCACCGCCATCGGCTTTCTCGCGTTCGCGCGGCAAAACGTGGACGCGGCCGTGATCGAAGTCGGTCTGGGCGGACGTCTCGACGCCACCAACGTCGTGACGCCGCGCGTCTCGGTCATCACCTCGCTTTCGATGGATCATACCGCCGTCCTCGGCGACACGCTCGCCAGGATCGCGGGCGAGAAGGCGGGGATCATCAAGGAGGCTGTGCCGGTCGTCTCCGCGCCGCAAAAGGAGGAAGCCCTCGAAGTCCTTCTGCGCGTAGCCAGGGAAAGGAGCGCGCCGGTGACGCTGGTGGGCCGGGATGTAACATTCGAGGCGCAGGGCGCGTCGTTGGATGGGCAGGAATTCAGAATTCAAGATATGGAGTTCAAAATTCCCTTGCTTGGCTCATATCAGGTTTTGAACGCGGCTGTGGCTTACGCGGCTCTGAAGCAGAGCGGTTTGAACGTTTCCGACGCGGCTCTCCAGGAGGGATTTTCTCGGGTAAAATGGCCTGCCCGCTTCGAGGTGGCGCGGCGCGAGCCGCCTGTCGTCTTCGACTCGGCGCACAACGAGGACTCATTCGCCCGTCTCCGCGAAACGCTGGAGAGACATTTCCCGTCGAGACAGGTCTATCTCATCTTCGGCGCGTCGGAGGACAAGAATCTCGCGGGGATGCTACGCGTGATGAAACCGCTGATTCGCGAACTCATCGTCACGCGCGCCGACCATCCGCGCGCGCTGGACGTGGAGAAAATCCAATCGGCGGCGGACGCGCTCGAAGTCCCGAACGAAGCGGTGACGCCCGTCGCGGCCGCGTTGACGCGGGCGTTGGAACTGTCCGCGAAAGATGGTAGCATTGTCCTGTCCGCGGGGAGCATGTTCGTCACCGCGGAAGCGATGACGGCGTGGAAGAAGATGTCCGTGGAATCCTGA
- a CDS encoding ribosomal protein S12 methylthiotransferase RimO gives MTKNTFHLVSLGCSKNTVDSDSMAQLLVRDGFRAVDKPSRAGVLIVNTCGFIGPARQESLDVLRELAAGKRDGQLLIAAGCLTQRYGAEVAREVPGVDGILGTRRWMDIVRVVRDLRKTKHPQPLYHLPEAATVGADEADTLRANVFGASAHLKIADGCRRPCAYCAIPLIKGTAVSRPMATILDEARRLRDAGVRELILIAQDTTDYGHDLGIKDGLAVLLENLTASVPDLDWIRIMYAFPGYVTDRLVDVMASSPQILPYLDMPLQHAHPETLKRMRRPANMDWVHKTIGKMRAAIPDLAIRSTFIVGYPGETEEEFSALEEFVRVTRFDRAGAFQFSFEPGTSSEPLGDPVPPEVKQERYDRLMEIQQNVSLQVNQSYVGKTLKVLVDGYNDGLSVCRSYRDAPEIDGYVFVQDELKVGEFAQVKITGAMAYDLEGMAARPVMNI, from the coding sequence ATGACAAAAAACACATTCCATTTGGTCTCCCTCGGCTGTTCCAAGAACACGGTCGACTCCGATTCGATGGCGCAACTGCTCGTCCGCGACGGGTTCCGCGCCGTGGACAAACCCTCTCGCGCGGGCGTGCTGATCGTCAACACCTGCGGCTTCATCGGACCGGCGCGGCAGGAGTCGCTCGACGTTTTGCGCGAACTGGCGGCTGGCAAGCGCGACGGTCAATTGCTTATTGCGGCGGGATGCCTGACCCAGCGTTACGGCGCGGAGGTGGCGCGCGAAGTCCCCGGCGTGGACGGCATCCTCGGCACGCGCCGCTGGATGGACATTGTGCGCGTCGTGCGCGACCTGCGGAAGACGAAACATCCCCAGCCGCTCTACCACCTGCCCGAAGCCGCCACCGTCGGGGCCGACGAGGCGGACACCCTCCGGGCGAACGTGTTCGGCGCCTCGGCCCATCTCAAGATCGCGGACGGCTGCCGCCGTCCCTGCGCGTATTGCGCCATCCCGCTCATCAAAGGGACGGCCGTCTCGCGTCCGATGGCGACCATCCTCGACGAGGCGCGCCGTCTGCGCGACGCGGGCGTGCGCGAACTCATCCTCATCGCGCAGGACACGACGGATTACGGTCACGATCTGGGGATAAAGGACGGGCTGGCGGTCCTGCTGGAAAATTTGACCGCGTCGGTTCCCGACCTCGACTGGATCCGCATCATGTACGCCTTCCCCGGCTACGTCACCGACCGCCTCGTTGACGTGATGGCCTCCTCGCCGCAAATTCTTCCGTACCTCGACATGCCGCTCCAGCACGCGCATCCCGAAACGTTGAAGCGCATGAGGCGCCCGGCCAACATGGATTGGGTCCATAAGACCATCGGCAAAATGCGCGCGGCCATCCCCGATCTCGCCATCCGCAGCACGTTCATCGTCGGCTATCCTGGCGAGACGGAGGAGGAGTTCAGCGCGCTGGAGGAGTTCGTCCGCGTGACGCGCTTTGACCGCGCCGGGGCCTTCCAGTTCTCGTTCGAGCCGGGGACGAGTTCTGAGCCGCTCGGCGACCCGGTCCCGCCCGAGGTCAAGCAGGAACGCTACGACCGGTTGATGGAGATCCAGCAGAACGTGTCGCTGCAGGTCAACCAATCCTACGTCGGCAAGACGCTGAAAGTGTTGGTGGACGGGTATAACGACGGCTTGTCGGTGTGCCGTTCCTATCGGGACGCGCCGGAGATTGACGGGTATGTGTTCGTGCAGGATGAATTGAAGGTGGGGGAGTTCGCGCAGGTGAAGATCACCGGGGCGATGGCCTACGATTTGGAGGGGATGGCGGCGCGGCCGGTAATGAATATCTGA
- a CDS encoding regulatory subunit of cAMP-dependent protein kinase, which yields MNQGESLPHNLFKAVSYFSGLDDAALNLVAQSAIRRAYDAGQVVLIEGEPCAGLYIIESGWLKVIKIGLDGREQMLQMLASGDIFNGISVFTDSPNQATVSALEPSVLWLVPRAVLLKLMDENPLLARKVVKDLAERVMHLIRMVEDLSLRSVEARLARILLEQAEGESVERRRWATQAEMAFRLGTVPDVVNRALRKLSSDGMIRVARHQIQILDRDGLRAVAQVVE from the coding sequence ATGAATCAAGGCGAGTCCCTTCCCCACAACTTATTTAAAGCAGTCTCCTATTTTTCAGGATTGGACGACGCCGCGCTGAACCTGGTGGCGCAGTCGGCGATCCGACGCGCCTACGACGCAGGGCAGGTCGTGTTGATTGAAGGCGAACCCTGCGCAGGATTGTACATCATCGAGAGTGGGTGGTTGAAAGTAATCAAGATCGGGTTGGATGGACGCGAGCAGATGTTACAAATGCTCGCGTCTGGAGATATCTTCAACGGTATCAGCGTGTTCACTGATTCGCCCAATCAGGCGACTGTCTCGGCTTTAGAGCCGTCTGTGCTTTGGCTGGTTCCACGCGCAGTTCTGTTAAAATTAATGGATGAAAACCCCTTGTTGGCGCGCAAGGTCGTGAAAGACCTGGCGGAGCGCGTCATGCATCTTATTCGTATGGTGGAAGATCTATCCCTGCGTTCGGTGGAGGCGCGCCTCGCGCGAATTTTACTGGAGCAGGCGGAGGGCGAGTCGGTCGAACGCCGACGCTGGGCGACGCAGGCCGAAATGGCCTTCCGTCTTGGCACTGTCCCCGATGTGGTCAATCGCGCCCTTCGGAAACTATCGTCGGATGGGATGATTCGCGTTGCGCGTCATCAAATCCAGATTTTGGATAGGGATGGATTGAGGGCTGTGGCGCAAGTGGTCGAGTAG
- a CDS encoding nucleotidyltransferase domain-containing protein, whose translation MGIRSERVVVFGSYANGTAREDSDIDLFVVSRDWEKYNLRERLEILGVAAVRILEPVQAQGVTPHEIETKQVPMYWWEAVKEASVG comes from the coding sequence ATGGGCATCCGTTCTGAGCGGGTGGTGGTGTTTGGATCTTACGCCAATGGAACGGCGCGCGAGGACAGCGATATTGACCTGTTTGTCGTCTCGCGCGATTGGGAAAAGTACAACCTGCGCGAGCGACTGGAAATACTTGGCGTCGCGGCTGTTCGTATTCTCGAACCTGTCCAGGCGCAGGGAGTGACCCCGCACGAGATTGAGACGAAACAGGTCCCCATGTATTGGTGGGAGGCTGTGAAAGAAGCAAGCGTGGGATAG
- a CDS encoding regulatory subunit of cAMP-dependent protein kinases, with the protein MSTNPSSALAPSARLKTLLSRIRRFDGLPPEVQERIAASASPRRFAAGQVIYIEGEPAEFFYLLERGWVKATRMSRDGREQAMLFLEAGEIFGDIAVFSGTTYPGTVVALEDVDAWALPAGELLELTQQFPALAMAVIRHLSDRVLHYISLVEDLSLRNVEARLANTLLQHAEAHGGQLIVPRRDWTTFDEMAVRLGTVRDVLSRGLKTLESEGLLRVEKQAIVLLDPKGLAERGHR; encoded by the coding sequence ATGTCCACAAACCCATCCTCTGCCCTCGCGCCCTCCGCGCGGCTGAAAACGCTTCTCTCACGGATCCGCCGGTTCGACGGACTGCCTCCCGAAGTTCAGGAACGGATCGCCGCGTCGGCCTCCCCGCGTCGCTTCGCGGCGGGACAGGTCATCTATATCGAGGGCGAGCCGGCCGAATTTTTCTACCTGCTCGAACGCGGCTGGGTCAAAGCCACGCGCATGTCGCGCGACGGACGCGAGCAGGCGATGTTGTTCCTCGAAGCGGGGGAAATTTTCGGGGATATTGCCGTGTTCAGCGGCACGACCTATCCCGGCACGGTGGTGGCGCTCGAAGACGTGGACGCGTGGGCGCTCCCAGCCGGCGAGCTGTTGGAACTGACTCAACAATTTCCCGCCCTGGCGATGGCCGTCATCCGCCACCTGAGCGACCGCGTGCTGCACTATATCAGCCTGGTCGAAGACCTGTCGTTGCGAAACGTGGAAGCGCGCCTGGCAAACACGCTCTTGCAGCACGCCGAGGCGCACGGCGGACAGTTGATCGTCCCGCGCCGCGACTGGACCACGTTCGACGAAATGGCGGTGCGGCTTGGGACGGTGCGCGACGTGTTGAGCCGCGGGCTGAAGACGCTCGAGTCCGAGGGACTGCTCAGGGTGGAGAAGCAAGCCATCGTCCTGCTCGATCCGAAAGGGCTGGCAGAACGCGGACATCGTTAA
- a CDS encoding endopeptidase La, whose amino-acid sequence MNHPDNWNEEEENFNLALSQRTEELYRVPNMDADEHGIIEALVLPLRDLVVFPRMVSPIFVGREGSLLAVQEAQHRNQTVIGLTQRDPEMEEPGLKDFLPIGVEMAVGRLLSMPDGSSSALVQGRRRVEIVEFVRVRPYIKVRARVIFEPTTADRQTQATMRSVLDLFDRCVQLDRSIPEEAHLFAMNISEPGWLADMVAMSLSLNFEERKALLLTTDPRARLQRMNKILAEEVDVLELEDEIHSRVQNEVDKSQREFYLREQMKQIQTELGEGDVFSKDANELKQRLEKTAMPDEVRKTAMKELERLNQMPPMAPEVGIIRAYLDWILDLPWMNVTQDNLDVKNAARILERDHYGLKKPKERILEYIAVRSLKPRKERQPILCFVGPPGTGKTSLGRSIAEALGRKFVRVSLGGVRDEAEIRGHRRTYIGALPGRIIQTMKRAGSANPLFMLDEIDKLYSDFRGDPASALLEVLDPEQNNAFSDHYLELPFDLSKVMFVTTANYLGPIPPALLDRMEVIEFPGYIEEEKLTIAEKYLIPRQFDENGIHDLGVKFEAEALKKIIREYTYEAGVRNLEREIGRVCRKEARMKAEGKKTPETVTPELVEKFLGPPQYFLTLAERKDEVGVATGLAWTENGGEIMFVEVAILDGKGGMQITGQVGDVMQESAQAGLSYLKSRATVLGIDPDALDRLDIHLHLPEGAIPKDGPSAGITMTCAIISAFTGRPLFKDVAMTGEITLRGRVLPIGGVREKVMAAHRAGIKTVILPERNMKDLVDVPKQALKDLKIVPVNHMDQVLEVALAKEAAIKPPKPRTRKEEEKGEGE is encoded by the coding sequence ATGAATCACCCCGACAACTGGAACGAAGAAGAAGAAAATTTCAACCTGGCGCTTTCGCAACGCACCGAGGAACTGTACCGCGTGCCCAATATGGACGCGGACGAGCATGGCATTATCGAGGCGCTGGTACTGCCGCTGCGCGACCTGGTGGTTTTCCCGCGCATGGTCTCGCCGATCTTTGTGGGACGCGAAGGTTCGCTGCTGGCGGTGCAGGAGGCCCAGCATCGCAACCAGACCGTGATCGGCTTGACGCAGCGCGACCCCGAAATGGAAGAGCCTGGCCTGAAAGACTTTTTGCCCATCGGCGTGGAAATGGCGGTGGGACGCCTGCTCTCGATGCCCGACGGCTCCTCGTCCGCGCTGGTGCAGGGACGCCGGCGCGTCGAGATTGTGGAGTTCGTCCGCGTGCGACCGTACATCAAAGTGCGCGCCCGCGTCATCTTCGAGCCGACGACTGCCGACCGTCAGACGCAGGCTACGATGCGCTCCGTGTTGGATCTCTTCGACCGCTGTGTGCAACTCGACCGCTCCATCCCTGAGGAAGCGCATCTTTTCGCGATGAACATTTCCGAGCCGGGCTGGCTGGCGGATATGGTCGCCATGTCGCTTTCGCTCAACTTCGAGGAGCGGAAGGCGCTTTTGCTGACGACCGATCCGCGCGCCCGCCTGCAGCGGATGAACAAGATCCTGGCCGAGGAAGTGGACGTGCTGGAGCTCGAAGACGAGATCCATTCGCGCGTCCAGAATGAAGTGGACAAGAGCCAGCGCGAGTTTTATCTTCGGGAGCAGATGAAGCAGATCCAGACCGAATTGGGCGAGGGGGACGTTTTCTCGAAAGACGCCAACGAGTTGAAACAGCGTCTCGAAAAAACCGCCATGCCCGACGAAGTCCGCAAGACGGCGATGAAGGAACTGGAGCGCCTCAACCAGATGCCGCCGATGGCGCCCGAAGTGGGCATCATCCGCGCCTACCTCGATTGGATCCTCGACCTGCCATGGATGAACGTCACGCAGGATAACCTCGACGTGAAGAACGCCGCGCGGATTTTGGAGCGCGACCATTACGGACTCAAAAAACCGAAGGAACGCATCCTCGAATACATCGCCGTCCGTTCGTTGAAACCGAGGAAGGAACGCCAGCCGATCCTGTGCTTTGTCGGGCCTCCCGGCACGGGCAAGACCTCGCTCGGACGTTCGATTGCCGAGGCGTTGGGGAGGAAGTTCGTGCGCGTGTCCCTTGGCGGCGTCCGCGACGAGGCGGAGATTCGCGGCCATCGCCGAACGTACATCGGCGCGCTGCCCGGGCGCATCATCCAGACGATGAAGCGGGCAGGCAGCGCCAATCCGCTGTTCATGCTCGATGAGATTGACAAACTCTACTCCGACTTCCGCGGCGACCCCGCGTCCGCGCTGCTGGAGGTGCTCGATCCCGAACAGAACAACGCCTTCAGCGACCACTATCTCGAACTGCCCTTTGACCTTTCGAAGGTGATGTTCGTGACGACCGCGAATTACCTCGGCCCGATCCCGCCCGCGCTGCTCGACCGCATGGAGGTGATCGAGTTCCCCGGCTACATCGAGGAGGAGAAACTCACCATCGCGGAGAAATATCTCATCCCGCGGCAATTTGACGAGAACGGCATCCACGACCTCGGCGTGAAGTTCGAGGCGGAGGCGTTGAAGAAGATCATCCGCGAGTACACCTACGAGGCGGGCGTCCGCAATTTGGAGCGCGAGATCGGACGCGTCTGCCGCAAGGAGGCGCGGATGAAAGCCGAAGGCAAGAAGACGCCCGAAACTGTCACGCCCGAACTGGTCGAGAAGTTCCTCGGGCCGCCGCAATATTTCCTGACGCTGGCGGAGCGCAAGGACGAGGTGGGCGTGGCGACGGGTCTCGCGTGGACCGAGAACGGCGGCGAGATCATGTTCGTGGAAGTCGCCATCCTCGACGGCAAGGGCGGGATGCAGATCACGGGACAGGTCGGCGATGTGATGCAGGAATCCGCGCAGGCGGGGCTGTCGTATCTCAAGTCGCGCGCGACCGTGTTGGGGATTGACCCCGACGCGTTGGACCGTCTCGATATCCATTTGCATCTGCCCGAGGGCGCGATCCCGAAGGACGGTCCCAGCGCGGGTATCACGATGACGTGCGCGATCATCTCCGCGTTTACGGGACGTCCGCTCTTCAAGGACGTGGCGATGACGGGCGAGATCACCCTGCGCGGGCGCGTCCTGCCGATCGGCGGCGTGCGCGAGAAGGTGATGGCGGCTCACCGCGCGGGCATCAAGACGGTCATTTTGCCCGAACGCAATATGAAAGATTTGGTGGATGTGCCGAAGCAGGCGTTGAAAGATTTGAAGATCGTCCCCGTCAATCACATGGACCAGGTGCTGGAGGTCGCGCTTGCAAAGGAGGCGGCGATCAAACCGCCGAAGCCGAGGACGAGGAAGGAAGAGGAGAAGGGGGAGGGGGAGTAG
- a CDS encoding nucleotide-binding protein, which translates to MRSDTKNWIALAEYDLETASHMLKTGRNLYVVFLCHLALEKMLKALVTEITQTVPFKTHDLILLVKKSELKIPQEYLDFIGKINSASIPTRYPEDLERALKVYPKSVASEYLKQTTGIVKWLKKQPILTES; encoded by the coding sequence ATGCGTTCTGACACGAAAAACTGGATTGCTCTCGCCGAATATGACTTGGAAACCGCCAGTCACATGTTGAAGACGGGGCGTAATCTTTACGTTGTCTTTCTGTGTCATCTTGCTTTGGAAAAAATGCTCAAAGCGCTGGTAACAGAGATTACGCAGACTGTCCCGTTCAAAACTCACGATTTGATTTTGCTGGTAAAGAAAAGCGAACTGAAAATCCCGCAGGAGTATCTGGACTTCATCGGCAAGATCAATTCTGCCAGTATCCCGACACGCTACCCCGAAGATTTGGAACGCGCGTTGAAGGTATATCCAAAGTCTGTTGCGAGCGAGTACTTGAAGCAGACCACAGGAATTGTGAAATGGCTGAAAAAACAACCAATCTTGACCGAATCATAA
- a CDS encoding 3-oxoacyl-ACP reductase, which produces MDLNLKDKIALVAGASRGLGYAAALTLAKEGCRVAVNSRDEAKIKAAAEKIERETGAQVVGLAGDVGKPDTAEKLVEQTVQAFGGLDILITNSGGPKPGAFESLGEADWENAVSLSLMSHVRLIRAALPWLRRSSAPSVLTVTSYSVKQPIPNLALSNSVRAATVGLTKSLALELGRDGIRFNSILPGWTETERVVELMTARAAASGASVEEETRKQSAESPLGRMGRPEEFAAAAAFLVSPAASYITGVMLTVDGGMYKGTL; this is translated from the coding sequence ATGGACCTGAACCTGAAGGATAAAATCGCCCTCGTCGCCGGCGCGTCGCGCGGACTGGGCTACGCGGCCGCGCTGACCCTCGCGAAGGAAGGTTGCCGCGTCGCCGTCAACAGCCGCGACGAAGCGAAGATCAAAGCCGCGGCGGAGAAAATCGAACGGGAGACGGGCGCGCAAGTCGTCGGGCTTGCAGGAGATGTGGGCAAGCCAGATACGGCGGAGAAGCTCGTGGAGCAAACCGTCCAGGCGTTTGGCGGACTCGACATCCTCATCACCAACTCGGGCGGACCCAAACCCGGCGCGTTCGAGTCGCTCGGCGAAGCGGACTGGGAAAACGCCGTGAGCCTGTCGCTGATGAGCCACGTCCGCCTGATCCGCGCCGCGCTGCCGTGGCTGCGGAGATCGTCCGCGCCCAGCGTGTTGACGGTCACTTCCTACTCGGTCAAACAGCCCATCCCCAACCTGGCGTTGTCGAACAGCGTCCGCGCCGCCACGGTAGGATTGACCAAGTCGCTGGCGCTGGAACTCGGCAGGGACGGGATTCGTTTCAACTCCATCCTGCCGGGCTGGACGGAGACCGAACGCGTCGTCGAGTTGATGACGGCCCGGGCAGCCGCCAGCGGCGCCTCGGTCGAGGAGGAGACGCGCAAACAATCGGCGGAGAGTCCGCTCGGGCGGATGGGACGTCCCGAAGAGTTCGCGGCCGCGGCCGCGTTCCTCGTCTCGCCCGCCGCGTCGTACATCACCGGCGTCATGCTCACGGTGGACGGCGGAATGTATAAGGGAACGCTTTGA
- a CDS encoding zinc metalloprotease M50B yields the protein MSWSLKLFKVKDIDIKVHMTFVLILIWAAYRWSLSTGEGIQGAVFGVAATLLLFLSVTLHELGHSLQAIKFGVRVKDITLMPMGGLARLDEIPEEPNKELRIALAGPLVNFAIAALLVGVGALLDARALISLDELQASLGSVSWSGLLAYLTSANLLLGLFNLIPAFPMDGGRVLRALLAKKMNHVKATQVAAQVGQGLAFLMGLWGFISGSWTLVIIAVFVWMGAGQENQGAQVKHTLGDATVGQAMTRSPHTLRVNDSLSKAVELTLTTSQADFPVLEWGSNRVVGLIGEVDLLRGLQSLGANGAAREIMRTKIAVASPGESLHAAQQKMLTNRTRALLVLNPDGELMGLLTADDVNEAYRLLTVNPQLAASAQ from the coding sequence ATGAGCTGGTCGCTCAAACTATTCAAAGTCAAAGATATTGACATCAAAGTCCACATGACGTTTGTGTTAATCTTGATTTGGGCGGCATACCGCTGGAGTCTCAGCACGGGCGAAGGGATACAGGGCGCGGTCTTCGGCGTCGCGGCGACGCTGCTGCTCTTCCTCAGCGTAACCCTGCACGAACTGGGTCACAGCCTGCAAGCCATTAAGTTCGGCGTGCGCGTCAAGGATATTACCCTTATGCCGATGGGCGGGCTGGCGCGCCTGGATGAAATCCCGGAAGAGCCGAACAAAGAACTACGCATTGCCCTCGCGGGGCCGCTGGTCAACTTTGCGATTGCCGCGCTGCTGGTCGGGGTCGGCGCCCTTTTGGACGCCCGCGCCTTGATCTCGCTGGACGAATTGCAAGCCTCGCTCGGAAGTGTGAGCTGGAGCGGACTGCTGGCGTATCTAACCTCCGCGAACCTGCTTCTCGGTCTCTTCAACCTCATCCCCGCCTTCCCAATGGACGGCGGACGCGTCCTGCGCGCTTTGCTGGCAAAAAAAATGAATCATGTCAAAGCCACGCAAGTCGCCGCGCAGGTCGGTCAGGGACTTGCGTTCCTGATGGGGTTGTGGGGCTTTATCAGCGGAAGCTGGACTCTCGTCATCATCGCCGTCTTTGTCTGGATGGGCGCGGGGCAGGAAAACCAGGGGGCGCAGGTCAAGCATACACTGGGCGACGCGACTGTCGGTCAGGCAATGACGCGCTCGCCTCACACGCTGAGGGTGAACGACTCGCTGTCCAAAGCCGTCGAGTTGACGTTGACCACCTCGCAGGCAGATTTCCCCGTGCTGGAATGGGGGAGTAATCGGGTTGTCGGCTTGATCGGCGAGGTGGACCTGCTGCGCGGCCTTCAGTCGTTGGGCGCGAACGGCGCGGCGCGGGAGATCATGCGCACGAAGATCGCCGTCGCCAGCCCGGGCGAATCGCTCCATGCCGCGCAGCAAAAAATGCTGACGAATCGCACGCGCGCCCTGCTTGTATTGAATCCCGACGGCGAACTGATGGGTTTGCTGACGGCGGACGATGTCAATGAAGCCTATCGCCTGCTGACGGTCAATCCGCAGCTGGCGGCCAGCGCGCAGTGA